From Gossypium raimondii isolate GPD5lz chromosome 11, ASM2569854v1, whole genome shotgun sequence:
TAGCTATAGTCAAGTCTAAAAAGGTGCATATCAGAAGGGGCAGCCAGTAGTAGTACCAgatcttttctttcaaaacaaCCAAATGGAAAAAGCTCTTCCTATTTAAAGTCCATAAAAGAACTAGTATTCtttgtaaataataatactaggtAGATAGAAAAACCAAATGGTAGGTACGTTGTCAGATACGGGATACTCATTGTAGGCTCCACCCCGCATATTCGTAATTAAATATCTTTCTAACAACTTCCCTTTCTTGTAATTTCTCTTTTACATTTGAATGTATCATAAGCACAAAAACttggttttttattatttatctgaGTCTTTCACTTTCgcataatttttttcaaccaCGTGTTTCTTTTTATCTTATATAAATGTAAATCCTTTCCATtctactttcttttattttttgtatttttctcatgttttatTCTTCTTGTCCTCTACCTATCGCCCACTGTTTtctttcttataattttatcgCCCATTGTTACTTTTTATTGGAGGGTTATTTGTCATTACaatttataatatacttttaatattttcgatttaaattttattataatttaaatcacaTGAGTtctcataaatttaattttaaatctgaaAATGACATCATTATATCTTGGACtgaccaaaaattgaaaatgacatttatatttaaatggaATAAAACGGTCCCTCAAATGGATGGAGTTGATGAGAGTAGGGAATAGTCAATTTAGACCTTAGCGTGTGTTAggctaaacaaaataataacaacaataattaaGAGTACTAATATAATGAGGATTAGCGTGATGGGGGCAAAGCTTAAAGTCCGCAAGCAATTACtgtctaaaataaattattttttaaaggaataaatattaaatttataatttgatataaatattttaatttggtgcaactatatacatgaaatttgaattcaattataaacatttagataaataaatatatattttttatattaaattaatataattatttatttatacacaatATACAGTTTtgatatttaccattttaaaaaaaatagaattatgtGAGGCAATGGAAATATAGCGAGTAGATTAAGGATTTTTGTCcgaaaatcatttttaaaaagggAGGGGGGGGGGTTGAGAAACACTCCACCATTTCGTATTAAAGGATTAtgtataaaagacaaaaaagtaAACAGCTAATTTACAATGAGACAGCTTCACAATAAGACAACGaagaacaataaaacaaaaataaatgaacattGGGCATTTATAAATGTTTAATCTTATCTAAACAAGAAAACGCAAAACAACAAAACTCTTAAATAATGAATACATCtgatttgtgttttgttttactGATGGGAAGATGCAAAAACTAACGACAAATAAtaattgtatttgtatataaatttttaagttaatcaattatgatttttttattttttttaatttagatatctTAATAACATCATTTccgaattatatatatatatatttaaaaaaaaaaaaaaaaagagacaggTTCCAAGTTCTATGTCCTTATCCAAGGCTTAGCTGTTCCTACCACTTACTGCTCCCCCAATAAACCACCCTTTAAAAGCAATCCaacatttttattctttattttaaatatttatttatcacaaaaaaaaaaggtggtcCCCTTAGAGTggttccaaaattttcaaccactATTTTGAAGACTTTTTTTACTTTCTACCCATCGGAAAACCAAACCGTATTCCTCTTTCAAACCAAACTAACATTTTATATTCTGTTTTAcgtaaaaacaaataaaacaaaacaaaatatgtGAACAGCTTCAAatcttaaacataaaaaaaaataccataACTATATTTATTACACCTATTATTTAACAAAAGCTCTGACAGATGTcccttaaaaagaaaaaagaaaattccaaattaaaaaaaaaaacaacaaggTGGAAAGTTGGCTAAAACACGATTTGGACTTATAATCCACTCATctcatttacaaaaaaaaaaaaaatttattattttaattaatgattccaAAAGTTTTTGATTGGTTGGGGTTCGTTTTGGTCTTGGGCTTCAGAGTACTgacagagaaaaaaaattgcCTGCCTATGTGGTCCGCCACGCTACACGCCCCCATCTTTTTGCACGCTTTCTTTACATTTTTCCAACTAagctttaaatatatatatttccaactatttaaaaaaaattgaagagtaattttttatattaacaattattataaaatcgcgttaaatagaatattaaaaagaatGGGTATGATgacaaatattataattgaatgGCGTGTATATGACTGTGTAAAGAGTAAATATGGAAAGTATAGTAGATGAAAATCATGAACTTGATTTATCTTCTAGTGTCCAAATTGATTTCATAGATACTATAAGATCACCCTTGGTGCCAACTATCATAAGAATGATCCGCAGTGTAAGTATTGAATGGCTCAGCATTTCCACAAACATTGGATGTTCGTTAAAAGACATGTTGTTGATACCCAGACCAGAAAGCAATGTTAACAGAAcaaaatcttttatatattaccTTTAGAACACACAGTACAAGTATAACATCAACATACAACTTCATTACAAGACaacacatacacatatataaaaaagaaaaaagaaattccATTCCTTGTTCTGAAATTAGTGCTTTTAagaatttaacaattaacacaataaccccccccccccctacACTTCTCTCTTCCCGTTATTTGAGGCAGGAAGCTAACTGGAGTAAGGCCCTTTTCCTTGTATCTGGTTGGTGCTCATCGGCCACCGCCACCGCAAAAAACGAAACGTAGTAATCAAGTAAGAACACAAAACAAGCTTATAACTACACAccattgataaaaaaaaaatttaaagggggAAAGGAACTTTTGTTACGTATGGTTAAGTGGAGGTTATATAACTAGGCAGGGTGAGTGGTATTAACAGTTAGAATGAACGAAGTTGTTCATCTCCTCCATGAGGCAATAGAAGTGATCGTTGTTAGGCAAGAAATAGAAGCCGATGGTGGCTTTCTCTAAGAAAAGGAGTTTCACCTCTTGACCCGATTTTTTAAGTCCTTCAACGTATGCCAATTGCCAATCTTGAATCAGATCCAAACCCGCCACGACTACCAGACTTTTCGGGAACTTGAGACCTTCGAGGGTTCCACCTCTTGGCCCGAACGGGTTACAAGCCGGATGATCTCGATCTTCGCCTTCCGGTAGATAAGCTCGCCAATACCAATCGCGGTCGTGGAGCGTCACGAAGTACTTGCCGTCCAATCTCTTTTCGGATTCCGTTCTCATCTGCCCACCGAACATTGGGTGAAGCAGAATGTTGCCTAGTACCTCAACGTCAGCCTCTGCTGCTCTCGCCGCAACATGGTGAGCTATGTTGCCACCAGAACTATCGCCGGCCAAGTATACGTGCACTTTGGAGTACTTTCCACTTTGAAGCCAAGTTCTTGATTTAACCCACTTTAGAGCCGCCCAACCATCGTCGTACGCACAAGGGTATCGGTGTTCGGGCGATCGACGATAGTTCACGGACACAACGACGGCTTTGCAAATGCTGACGAGGCGACGACAAAAGGTGTCATAGATGGCGCTGTTAGCGGAGGAATGAGTGAAACTCCCGCCGTGGAAGAAGACTATGACCGGAACGACCTCGGTTGTGCTCAAAGGTTTCTCGAGGTCGACGATGCCCCATTGAGCCTCGTTTTTAGGAGATGGCTGATAAACCCGGTTAAGAAGGCCGGTGGCTCCGTCGACATGATCGAAGGAGAAGACCCCATCGACTGGGTTGATATTGGCAGGTACTCGACGGTCAAGGAACTCCGATAAGTCTCTGTTGAAGGTTCCATCTGGACGGCGCTGTAGATTGTACGATAGCTTGAAATTAGAAATGAGGACCCAGGTATTCAACGGTACAACCCTCTGCAaaagaaattacataaaatccaaaatttcaagCGATCAGAAGTTTTGACTATCAATTTGGAAACTGAGAAAAGACAGATCGTACTACaaggaagagaaaataaatgaaatccCAACATGAACGTTTCTGAAGAAATCATAAAATCAGCACAATCCCACGAATTAATCCATAGCTCATAATTAGACAAAATTTGGTTTAACCCAACATCACTCctgaaaaagaaagatcaaaTCATAAACagagaatttttttaacaaaaaagttATCGTTTCCACGAAATGGAAGTCAAATCTCCCATAGCATCTACTTAGTAGGGGAAAAAAATTACTGttgaaacaaacaaaatcaCCAGTTAATTTTCGAAATGGACCCCAATTGTCTATCcaaaaagaaaacgaaagaaAATACCTTGGATTCATTGAGGTTGACTTCATTGCTACCAGCCATGGCTCAAATAAACCAGACTCAGAACACCCCCAAGACGGaaaacaaaaaagggaaaaaagatgCAAGAAAAAGAACCCACCGAAGAAACAAAACCAATCTTCACAAAGACAGCCTCATAGTAGCAAGAAACTAAAGCAAGACCGCATAGGTGTATTGTCCTTCCTTCTCTGCTCTTGGGTGTCTTTTCTTTGTAGTAGTCTGTCACAGGGCTAGAAGATGAGAATTCAGGAAATTTTCTAAAAGCAGAAGCAGATTCAAAGGGGAGAAGCAAAGAGCGAATACAAAAGCCTCAAGAAAACTAAGCACATGTGCATTCGTTATGACCGTGACACCTCTCTTCTCTTTTTGATTGATTCCTCGTTCTtcggggtttttttttttttctaaacaagAAGAGACACTTCCTTTCTGAAGCACGAAACCAccaagaaaatagaagaaaaagacgggaaataaaagagagaaaaagcaaatatatatatatatacacgacttaaagaaagtaaataagATAAAGAGAGAGAGGGGGGGAAATATTTTTGGAGGGtcaaaggagaaaaaaaaaagaatcggAGGACGGAGACGAAAGAGACGACAAAATGGGGCGGCCGATTTTAACTGTTTATGTAGGGTACTAACCTTCTCAAATTTGCTTTCTTCTATAAActaaacttattttatattatttttttagatttattaataatttattgtttgtttttccAATGATGTTTTTTATGAGTATGAAAGTCGAAATACATTTTTTATGAGGCTATGCCTATCGTCCccctcctttctttctttggatatatttaaaaataaattttatatatttgaacaaaaagcaaaatttaatgtatataattttataaattaaaatttatgtataaatttatataataaacaatGAGAAATTGATGGGAAAAAAAGGGGCAATGGTGGTAGTATTAAACCTAGAAGTGGGAATAGCTGTAATGAAGGGAAAATTTTcgcaaataaaaacaaatgaaaagaaGGAGACAAGAGTTTCCTGCGTGCGGCCGACGCCAAGGTACGTGGCGACAAATTGTTTTTTGCCCAAAATGGGAAAAATCCCGAAAGTACCCTCAACATCACGATCAAAACCACGAAACAGCCACTGAGAGCGAACCGTGTTTTGTCCAGTAGTGGAAAGCGCGTGGCGGCATGTTTCTTGTCAGCCTGGGAAGGAAGGAGgcttttgctttttatttatttatttactattattaattatcttttttggatttttcttttctttttttgcctcCTTTCTGATGTCATCTCATCTAATGTGTGGGCTTTGGATTTTGTCGTATTTCCATGGGAGGTGTGTATATCTATCAAGCGTGGGGGGATAGAGACACGTGGCATGCCCCACGTAGACACTTCCCTCAAAGCTCTCCTTCCTGAAACAAGTTGATACGATGATGATGAAGGagccaatatttttttttaaataataatttgagtgGAACCGTCACCCGCACTGGTTTCTTATTTTCCGGACCACGTGTTCACTTTGGAGCTTTGATTGATTGGTAGATTTTCTCCCGTGAGCTATCTATCATCACTCGAGTGGATCCTGACGGTGAATCTTGGCcgttggttttgtttgatgtaAAAGATCCCAATTCCCAGCTATGATGTCGGTTAGCTTAAAACGACTGTTGACAAAACAAACGAGAAAGAAACCGCCGGCTACTTTATTAAAGTTGCAAGGCAGATGAGGCTCCTCACCCAATCGGATTCTGCTTCCAATTTCATTgccattaattaaatattaaaatatctaataatTACAACATATATTTTTCTCGGTTTCTCTCTAAGTGGGAGTACTTCCTAATTTTTTAAGAATGGGatcaaattaattgttttattaattttaattacataagcataattaattttttatgattaaatcgaattgaatcaagttaaaattaacggatataatattatttttattttcttatttaataaattgtacAGTAATGAATAGAATATAAGCATATATGGATTTAGAACGAGATTTATGtgatctttattttattttattggttaaTTTAGCTGGTTGTATGATTTACATGGTTCAATTTTCAAAGGCGCATTGGGGGTTTAGTGGcgaataacaataatattaataagaAAGGCTTTATTGGGGTTTTCCCCTTGTTGCCTTGACGTTGTGTATGCAGCGAAAAATgcaacattttatttaaaatattcatggtgACGATGGTGTGACGAAACGATGAGaagaatattcaaaattaaacataataaatatttaattcaaaatgtattatttttcggtttatataatcataataaattaaacataagaatattcaaaatgtattatttttctgtttatataatcataaaattgtaaaaaataataataaaaaggacaATGCGTGCTAACCAAACACATTCAATtgatgttaaatattttaattgacaTGTGTTACGTGTGTAGGCTATCTTCTTCAATATTGGCTATTCAACCAAAAGTCAATAATCCATCCAAAACACAAACAGACAATTTTACAATTacaattaactaaataatttttaacgtaaaacattaatttaaaatatatatttattgatgtTTTCTGATTATGAAAAAAACTAACGAAACAGGGGTTAATTCTGGTAATAAcaaagacattaattaattaataataagtgTCGTTATAGGAAAGTGGCTGAAACATGTGCCACGCACACCCCGTACCAAACATACTTGCTTTTGGTTTGTAATAATATGTATTATCGTGTAGCATAGCTTTAGACCGGGTGTCGCCCTCTACGGTtcaaagttaaattaaagagcGACCCACCAGTGTTTTGGCCGCTTCTGCGTTAGGTCAACAAACTAGCAGCATCTAGGAACACCTTTCGGCTGCTTCTCTCTATTCAATTCccatcaaattaatataattacttaTGGTACCAAGAATAATTAGGATCCGCACcatgataattaaaatgtttaccGTTTTAGGTATAATTTAGATTTGAGTGATGCTAGTCACGTTGCTGCTAAGGTTTTATTCTCCTTTCACGTATGATTAAGTAATGGTTTTTTTACCTATGTTTGTATGTGTTTCTcatgttttatttatctttctaTATCGTATATGTTTTCTATAGTCATACAATGTCTAGTATTGCGAAGTTTGTTTTAAAGGTCTAATAAATTTTTCCTACAACAAGATTTCtagaaagaaacaaatataaaGAGGTTTGgtgtgggtttggatggacAGCGTGTTTATCTACTATTACTGTAAaaacaatggtgacaatgagattagatactataacgATACAGTAGCGtgaaacaaaaagtaaactaaacgcaccgcaccccGCCGcctatccaaacccacccttagttattacttgaaataaatttattctacatatcatcaaaattatatattataaatttagaatattaTAACATACTTATATTTGGTGACATgaatacaatttttattaaataatccTTTTACCAATCGATTGGgttttaactcgattggtataaatattgttgtcaatatagAAGGACGTAGGTTTGAGTGCGTTGGAACATAGTATCTTCCTAAGTCGTAAATgtgtcataatttaatataaataataaaattttattttttatacgcTAGAAAGCAAAATAGCATTTTCattgatatattaaaatgataacaaaGTCATGAAACATGTCAAAACAGAAATCAAACATCTTTCGCCCATTGAAAGACTTaagcaataataaataattataatagcATATGTGCAGGCATGACCAGTACCACTTATCTAAAACCTACTAATCTTAAATCTCTCTTcacattttaatctttttttacaTAGTACAActgaattttgattaaatttaaaattaattttttctttattaaaagaAACCCAAAATAAAGAGTATAATAAATgtgtaacaaaaattaaatattgtttatatattaaagaaaacaaaatgtggaataatgaaaatatatgtgttTGGTACCAactttaaacatttaatatataaaacaaattgattaattgatagTCAAACAAGTAGCAAGTGGATGATTAACAAGTTATATCCCCAAGAGAAAGCAAAAAAGGTTGAATACCTAACACTGTGAAGAAGTACAGTGTATTTATATGTGGGTAAGTGTTCAATGTACAAAAAGGCTTCACATGCACtctcaccctttttttttttttttttatattgttcaAACCAACATTGAATTCTTATcccataaataaaaaacttgaaagcTTCCATtgtcaatatattttttttaaaagaaatgtataTTGTTAGTTAagaatatgttataaattaaagattttaatattcaattcaatggtggtttaaaaaaaattggtaatcgtcgattgagtcttagctcgattggcattatcctcctatttaaaagTTAGGGAGGGACTATGGATAATTTTAGGTATTGTGTAAAAAacatatatcataaaaaaactataatgagattaataactttttaatttaaattttgaccaGAACTTGAAAGGAAAACTTTTCGACtttttgatttcttgaaaaatattttcttttattaaatcttTTACTTTATAATGTTACTTTTGTAATGAATATTTCATaatcttcaaaatatttttatattaaaattttcagaacaACCTTTTAACTCTAATGGTAAGGTGACACTAAAACTAATAATGGAGTTGGGAAAGGAAGGTGGAAGGAAGCACAAAGAACGGGTTCCCATGAAAGGCAAAAGTGAAGTTAATTAATGGTGTGAAAAGCGAAAGGACAATCCCATCAGAGATGGATGGTTTAGTTAAGGATTAGTTGAAATTGAATGGGTTCACAAgtcaaattcaataatatagaAGGTGGAATGAGGAAGAAAAAGCAAGTAACATGACAGAATGAACTCATCAATGTAATGACAAACTTACatagaataaaatgattttattgttTACACTAACAGCGTCACGATGTTAAAATCAAGAATCAAAATTTGCTTCCTGCAATTGAAAGCCCTAGATGAATCACCATTTAggttatgataaataataataataattaggcCCAACCCTGACTAAATTACCTGTATTATTGCACAACCAAAAAAAGATGTTATACCAACCCTTTGATGAACTAATAAAActatatgcatgtatattaCATTTACCGGTTCAAACCTAGAGCTTctactcatcttcttcacttGTCTACTGCCAACATGAATACGAATACATGGTGTACGGAAGTGGTTTGATATTATACTTCTTGAAACTCTCATTACCCAAGCATCGATCTTTACTCTCGTAAATTACAGAAAGTCATCAGGTTCTGacatcattcatatatatgcaaGTGAGTTCCGATCCACCTCAGGTTGAGGACGACCTCTAGTTGGTGTTGGTGGTCTTTGGATATTCAGCTCCTGTAGTgcaatataatcattttatgtATGTATTATTGATGTACATGCAGTTTGAAGGTATTGCTTTATGCACTGAAGTTTATAAAAAGTACCTGCatccatgcatcatctccaACACGCTCCGGCGATGCCTCTGGAGAATGAATGGGAGGTGGCAAAGGATGGATCAACTTAGGGACTACAACCAATCCTCTACCAACTACTAATATAGCTCCAGCATTGTTTGCAGTACCTGGTTGTTATTACATATACACCTGATTAGGCAGCAGAAAATACCAGACCGGCAAGATATATTACTCAATGTGGTTTACTTACCACAATAGTTTGTTGCAGAAAAAAGAGTAATCAATTGACCGTGAGCAAATCGCTCGAACCCATCCATTACACATTCATGAGCCCTTATAATAAGTTGTAGCCTGTTTTTCTTACAGAAGTCCGCCACACGATCAGGCTGCATGTGCCGACTGAAATCAATGTAGGTTCGTGTGCATGTATAATAAAAGATATCTAGCATGATATGAAATGTCATAATAGATTCAATCAAATGCACAATGGTTTCCTTGCCTTTTCTCCATTTCCGATTGATGCATTAAATATAAGAACCGATAAACTATTTTACACATAAAGCCAAAAAGATGCATACCCCAAAAGTGACAAGACCGGGGCCTCTGGCATTGGGTCTCAAACCTTCTACACTATCATTTTCAGTTGGATCAGACCTAAATAGGCAAAAGGATAGCCAAAATTAGTCtcgagaaatatatatatatcaattgaACTTAGTACATTCAGAGAAGGAATACCATAATAGGTCCATTAAAACAATGGATCCTGCATCCATTGTTATTGGCCGCTCAAGTTTCTCTATCTGTTCAACTGCATGTATTGATCTTCCTATGCCACCATGCATGCagataattttcttttcaataagaGCAGCAAGTGGAATACAATTGAATAGTTGATTAAACCGTGTCCATGCCCATATACCATCATTCTCCCCCTAAAAGTAGACAAATAAGCACATTTTTCTATGgataaaaagttaattaatcCTTGTATTGAACACTCGTTCAGACCATTCTCTCGATGCATTCGATACGGAAACCAAAGAGTGCATTTATGTCAGAAGCCTCATGGTTTCCGCGAATCAAGTGAACATTTTCAGGATGTTCTATCTGCATAATCATCACAAACAAGACAATTGAATTCATTAAGAAATAGCAGAAGGTTTACATCTACAGTCAAACTAAGGCTTATAGGTCAAGAAGATTGCCTTAAGAGCAAGAAGCAATGTTATTGTCTCCAAGCTGTGCTGTCCTCGATCAACATAGTCTCCTAAAAACAGATAATCAATgtacctaaaatataaaacacaAGGATTAAgcaattttggggaaaaaatttTAGAACTAGCTATGTTGCtccaactcttcatttttcttgaagtacctATATCTAACTAAGGATGACAAAATAATCAGAGCCTGACAGGTTCCGACCTGATCCAATCCTATACGGGTGTTCTTTTTGTTGAAAATCGGGTTCGGGAGTGAGTCgggttttcaattaaattttcaagtttgggtCGGGGTAGGGTTTTGACACACCACTCTGCCCTGAAAATGATCAAAGTAGCCCTGTTTTAACTATcttttataagattttataacattttaactaccttttatatatatatatatatatgttagttaGATATTCTGAGTCCAAGTAATCGTTATAGGCCTAAAGTTTCAACTATGATAGTTGACAAGGAATTATCTAACTTGAATGAGCAGCAAAGCTATCAAAATTACGTAATATCTCCTGCAGTTGAAGGAAACCCATATTCATCAAATAGACGCATCAAATCACCAAATTGTCCATGAAGGTCACCAAAGACTTTTATAGGAGCTTTCAACTGAAGGACTGAGGgttcttgcataaaaatctgTTCAGCAGCAAAACAAAGCTCGCCCACTTCGTAAGAATCCAAGAAAAACCTCCTATTAGCTGGAGCTTTCCAATTACGGGGCCTAAGCAGTGTATAAATAACCTGCaagagaaatataaaattagtctacttttaaaaaaaagctaaaatgaaAAGCAAATAATATGCTTGCCTTCTTATGTAAGCCTTGAGGAGACTTTTGTCTATAAAACTTTTTCGCAGGATAGGACAGATCACTAGAAGGAATCATCCGTCTGCTCTCA
This genomic window contains:
- the LOC105803068 gene encoding gibberellin receptor GID1B, whose translation is MAGSNEVNLNESKRVVPLNTWVLISNFKLSYNLQRRPDGTFNRDLSEFLDRRVPANINPVDGVFSFDHVDGATGLLNRVYQPSPKNEAQWGIVDLEKPLSTTEVVPVIVFFHGGSFTHSSANSAIYDTFCRRLVSICKAVVVSVNYRRSPEHRYPCAYDDGWAALKWVKSRTWLQSGKYSKVHVYLAGDSSGGNIAHHVAARAAEADVEVLGNILLHPMFGGQMRTESEKRLDGKYFVTLHDRDWYWRAYLPEGEDRDHPACNPFGPRGGTLEGLKFPKSLVVVAGLDLIQDWQLAYVEGLKKSGQEVKLLFLEKATIGFYFLPNNDHFYCLMEEMNNFVHSNC